Proteins from a genomic interval of Patescibacteria group bacterium:
- the ftsA gene encoding cell division protein FtsA, with protein sequence MARRHVITGIDFGSSAIRAVMGTTQGQDQQCSIIGVAEVPSAGITKGAITSIEDTVSALSLCLEQLERMSGVPVESAYVGIATPMITSIPSHGVIAVSRANGEIREEDVERAIEAAQAVATPPNAEILHVIPRYFTVDQQTGIKDPVGMTGVRLDVEAKIIQGLSSQIRNVTKTVFRAGIDIDDIVFSILAAAEATLTPRQKELGVAIVNIGSALTSMAIFEEGDLLATAVIPIGGSHVTSDVAIGLRTSLEVAEKLKLEYGQGIAAEVSKREEVNLSEYSDTEHERVSVRQICDIIEARVEEIFEHVDRELVKYNRSGMLPAGVVLTGGGAKLPGLTEVAKRVCRLPSSLGLPVNVMSPIDKVQDTTFTTASGLVRWGFELSKNAGNSHFKFSQISSFKDAPRHVLHWFRSLLP encoded by the coding sequence CACGTCATTACGGGAATTGACTTTGGTTCAAGCGCTATTCGCGCGGTTATGGGCACGACGCAGGGACAAGACCAGCAGTGCTCTATTATTGGCGTTGCAGAGGTTCCTTCCGCAGGCATTACCAAAGGAGCCATCACGAGCATTGAGGATACGGTATCAGCGCTTTCCCTTTGTCTTGAACAATTAGAGCGCATGTCGGGGGTGCCTGTCGAGAGCGCGTATGTCGGCATTGCGACGCCGATGATTACTTCCATCCCTTCTCACGGGGTGATAGCGGTCTCTCGCGCGAACGGTGAGATCCGAGAAGAAGACGTAGAGCGGGCGATTGAAGCGGCGCAAGCAGTCGCTACCCCACCCAATGCAGAAATCCTTCATGTGATTCCTCGCTACTTCACGGTTGACCAGCAGACCGGCATCAAAGATCCTGTTGGCATGACGGGAGTGCGTTTGGATGTGGAAGCGAAAATAATCCAAGGGCTTTCCAGCCAGATCCGCAATGTGACCAAAACCGTATTCCGCGCGGGGATCGATATTGATGACATCGTATTCTCCATACTTGCCGCGGCTGAAGCGACCTTGACGCCGCGCCAAAAAGAGCTGGGGGTGGCGATCGTGAACATCGGCTCGGCGCTCACGAGCATGGCGATATTTGAGGAAGGCGACCTGCTTGCGACTGCGGTCATTCCTATCGGAGGATCCCATGTGACGTCAGATGTGGCGATCGGGTTGCGTACCTCGCTTGAGGTCGCGGAGAAATTGAAGCTTGAATACGGTCAGGGAATCGCGGCGGAAGTGTCAAAGCGCGAAGAGGTGAACTTAAGCGAGTACTCGGATACTGAACATGAACGCGTATCGGTGCGGCAGATCTGCGATATTATTGAAGCGCGGGTAGAAGAGATATTCGAACACGTGGATCGGGAACTGGTGAAATACAACCGTTCCGGCATGTTGCCTGCAGGGGTAGTACTCACCGGCGGGGGCGCCAAACTTCCAGGGCTAACCGAGGTGGCGAAACGCGTATGCAGGCTCCCCAGCTCCTTGGGGCTCCCCGTGAATGTCATGAGTCCCATTGACAAGGTGCAAGATACCACGTTTACCACTGCAAGCGGTTTGGTGAGATGGGGGTTTGAGCTTTCGAAAAACGCAGGGAACAGCCATTTCAAATTCTCTCAAATTTCTTCGTTTAAAGACGC